A window of Chrysoperla carnea chromosome 3, inChrCarn1.1, whole genome shotgun sequence genomic DNA:
GGTTCACCAGCATTGCAATATATGTTATGGAAAATGCAACAATCAAATGAGGGACAAGAGATACTAAAGGAACAACCACGAATCAATTCAAATACTATTGATTTAGATAAATTAAGAGATATGCCACCAAATACATTGGGAAAATTATAcagtgattttttaataaataatgtaagttGTAACATTTGATAGGGTGGCGAGCGaaatggaaaatttgaaaatataagagCAGTTTAAGATTCTGGAAAAGTTATAGAATTACACTCTCGGCCAGGGAAATTCTTGAGAATTCACAACTCACATGAAATAAAGctattttgttggtagcatcaatagcatcaatatttttaagcgttacaaatttgggccTAAACTTCtagtgatagaaaaaagaactattgtcAGAACGCAAAATATAgcacagcacattaaaatgtataataaagcaTATAACTCCTCTCTctttaatcattgaaataatcagctgattgtaacgagaatggtttacattttgatactcgtggcgctgacatcttagcgttaaaatccaatactttgatatatttcatatatacatggtataataacaagTATTTATGAATCTCAAATCTTTctctgtttgaaaaaaattgcagtGGCAGGACACTTGTCTTGCCAAGGCTTAAGATCAAACGATGCCCTATTTAGGTAGAATCATTCAAACGCTAAGATGCTACGAGGTAATCAAGGAttccacatacatacatattataacatataaacTCCAATAAAGACCTTTTTAGATGTCGTGAATCTAGAGTCGTCCCTTTGTAAATTATGGAGGCcccttgaacaaaatttttacctatATAGATGTCTCTTGCACAAAAAACTTGGCTATTTGGCTAATCCGCTACTGTGATAGGGCCAAGATTGTTTCGAGCAAAATATGATAGCGTTGATCatgagtttaaaatattttaacaccaCTTTGAAGCTTAAAAAATTAGAGACTTGCTTCTTTGAGACTTGAAAAGTTAGAGACAACAGGATAAATTCGTAATTTCAAAACACCACTTCGATCGCTAccctataaaatttgtttcacttTTTTAGTATTCAgtcatgttttattatttataggatGTTACACCTGACTCACGATCGCCTGTACAATTTGTGGATGATTTGGAACAAGCTTATGTTATGCAACGATATCGAGAAGTTCatgatttatttcatacaatacTTGGAATGCCTACAAATATGTTAGGTAGGAATTTAACAAGATATACCTTTAAATGACAAGATAAAGTGCAACATCAATCTTTTATCATGGGAAAGgcttaactaaaaattttatattcattatctaatcatttaaaattcaagCCACTTTCTTGATTATTTCAATTTGCACGGAAgtacacataagtgatagctagcaaaaaactggtgaatagaatgatccaaaattagtcggtttcaaaaaaaattccaataagatcggaccaaatttggctgtgttatcaaaaaagtcaaatttttaactttatgacgtcatcagaatctaaaaaatttaattttgctctaccacatacaaattttatccaattttgttaaaccaagtatataatcctactaaatttcggtcatacttttcaaatttgtcattaaaattaacctagctctaataagtttcaataATGTGGAGACTTGGTCCatgaattaagcacataagtgatagctagtgaaaaattgacatcacagctgaaaagaatgcccaaatattagtgggtttcaaaaaaaattccattaagatcggatcaaatttgcctgtgttatcaaaaaaatcgaatttttgaactttatgacgtcatccaaatcaaaaaaatttaattttgctgtatcacattcaaattttatgcaatgttgataaaccaagtatgtaatccgactaaatttgggtcatacttttcaaatttgtgatcaaaattaacctagtagGTTCTGCAGGTAGGCtccaataggtttcaagaatgcggAGTCCCCGTCCCGGatttaagcacataagtgatagctagcgaaaaattgatatcatcaataaaatcggatcaaatttggttgtaatatccaaaaaaagtcggatttttttaactttattacttGTTTTCAATGTTTCTTATTAGTCATGGCTTTAGTATAACGAATTAAAGTTAGAAAActatctttataaaaaacagatacaatttttaatttttaggtgaAGTTACCGTAAAATGGATTGAAGGTATCCAATTAAAACTACCAATGTGTGTATCTGGAGCAATTTTTGGCCCAATTCGATTACGACCAAAGTAAGTTATGCATATTCCaacataataaaatgaatatatgtatatatttttttgtaattatttataggcATAGACAAATTTACCTTCAATATTATTTACCATGGGCAGTAAAAACAGGAATTACAGcagaatttttaatgaatgtatACTTTGAAAAAAGATGGGATCAATCTATAGACGATTTACATAAGGAACTAAAAATAACtcctttaaatattcaaaaaaattaatttaattagtttaaaaaaagttttttttagtgcaataaaaaaaaagatgttttaatttatttataatattatttttgtgattaatATGGTTAGTTATGTGAATAAAGTGATTATTTGTCCCCATTCTTTAATCTACTAACGATAAATTTTAATCTGCAGTAATCTTAAACTTATGTGATTCACATCACAGCAATGTAACTAACACTAcacaaaatatatacctatatgatttatatgGCATTAAATTCAGGGCCGCGCCAACAGCTATAAACACTTTTATCCTCAAAATACTACATATGATACATAATATTCTATACATACTTTGCGGGTGTACTGTTTAACATTTATAGATTACTAGGATTTAGATAGTTCCGGGTTTCTTTGTAAATTCTCTAATTaagttgttattaaatttttgaatttaggtGTGTACCATGGTTTTTTCCCTTTTTGTATAGATTTAAAAACTTTCAGTTCCTCAATTACTTGTAGATTAATTGTACTTGTACTTTTTAACCAacagttatgaaaaatatttcatttcaatttcattgCAGCAACATTGGTTAAACAACTATCGttattttttcctttatttaactttaaaatgtaGCATTCTATGAGTGTTACGAATTTGAAGGTTGTATCATTGCAACTGAATTTTGAGGTGAATTTGTCTAGAAGCTCATAAAGAGGAATCCACAGAAAACTTTCACGAGCATAATCGTTCAGTTTGTTCTTATTCATATTACGACAGTTTtatcaatagaccttttcatcgatttgatTTTGTTTCGGGCAGTCAAAAAACTATACAATCTAAGAAAGTCTAAtacattttatctttttctagcagcgctttttgactaggatagaagatatgtgatatgtctttacttgattgaaaactgcccgaaacaaaaaagta
This region includes:
- the LOC123296509 gene encoding ubiquinone biosynthesis protein COQ4 homolog, mitochondrial, whose translation is MVRLFRPLSMFVARRQFIPIEQPPQQQQQQERHEQEQQYTKHDFDDFFHSNHIPLNPLQRGLLSVGSALISITDPSRGDMIACLGETVGSPALQYMLWKMQQSNEGQEILKEQPRINSNTIDLDKLRDMPPNTLGKLYSDFLINNDVTPDSRSPVQFVDDLEQAYVMQRYREVHDLFHTILGMPTNMLGEVTVKWIEGIQLKLPMCVSGAIFGPIRLRPKHRQIYLQYYLPWAVKTGITAEFLMNVYFEKRWDQSIDDLHKELKITPLNIQKN